The genomic interval TCTCACACCAGAACTAGCAAGAAACTAAGAAAGTAACAGACATGCTTATTCTGGATCAAAAGTTGTGACTCGGACAGAAACTGTCTTGCAGACTTGCAGACCTGAATGTCTACTGGAAAGCATATTTTAAGCAAACACCCAAACGATGAATGCAGTAAaatacttcatttctttttgtcttCATCATCATAAGTCTCTTCCTCAGTGCTGTCATCGTAATAGTACTCATCACCTCCATCATCATAATCATGTTCTCCATCACATACAAGTCCTCTTATATTAGCCTTCATCAATAATCGCTCTTGTATTCTGTCTCTGATTACAGTGCCCTGGAGAAAGAACCCAAACCATATGATGGATTGAAGTCGTATTCATCCGAACTAGATATCTATATATTCGTCTATGCATGGAAATTCATAACAAAATGCATTTTGTTGGTAATCTAGGAAAGCTCACCATTTTATGGCAACCTTCTTCAAACATTTCAAGAAAGCCAGCAACCAAGCGATCAGCATTCTCCACCCATAGGTTACGATGCTTCTTTACTGTCTGTATCTGCGGTTTTGCAGGCCAAAAACACATTTCTTCAATTGTTACCAGCAACAGCTTTCTGCTGTCTATTATGTAGATCAGAAACTCTCTGAATGGCATTAAAGATTCCCCAACAAATTTATGGGCAAGACATGAACACctaaaagaggaaagaagaagaaaagaccaaaagaaaaaaaaataaaaatagcaattttCACGCTTACAAAGGTAAAAGCAGATACATGGAACAGATCCATAGTCAGAAATTCCAACCTTTGAGAGCCACTAAATTTGACAGTCAAAGCTAACTTGCAAACATTTCCCCCGCTTTACCCACATAAAAAAGCAATGGAAAGGGTCCACACAATGGAATTGCCGTTTGGTGCAAAAATAAGCAGCTCGGATGGAAGCTAAAGTGTAACAAGTACATATGCAAATCCACCAAGAAACTTTAGCAGCACATGAACAAGAAGCATGGATTTGATAATAAGGGTATAGACACGAGGTTAAAGCATCAATCACAAAGAAATAACATAAAGTAACAAAATAGACAAAGAAAACAACAAGGAAAGTTCAGGGCTTTTCTCATATTATGTCATACCTTCCAAACGAGAGGAAGAAAGAGGGTGCAAAATGCACTGCTACAGGAAAGAGGAAGCATGCAAAAGAAATCATAAAATTTACTCATCTCAAGGGTGGGCATCAtttcttattgttttaaaaCCACAACCAGGGACTTATGCACAAGTACTAGCACATACAGTCATAACTGATATGGAATTATACACACGTAGAAGCTCTTGCAACTTATGAAGCATGACAGCATAATACCTTTTCTTCCACTTTCTCCTGCTGTTTCTTCACTTTCTCATGCAACTTTTTGAGCCCCCTGTTCACTCTCAGCCTCTTCTCCTGATagaaagagaaggaacaaaAGAGCTGGTCTCAGCTGAAAAAAGAGAGCAATTAAAGAGTTTCCTTAAGAATAAAGcacaaaaaattttatatttgcaaTCCTTTTGGAGATTTGCTACTAATCAAAATGAAACTTCGCAATCTTTTGGAGATTTGCTAGTAAAATAAGACATGCCTTCACATAGCTAACACCAAGTTCCTTTCTTGTGTATCCCCGGTCCAAGTTGCGCAACACATACTGGTTATAATCTTTGACAATCCTCATTATTATGTCTGAGGTAGAGATCCCTTCAGTTCTCTTCGTCTCCTTAAATTTTCCAATGGCCTTGACCTGAAACCAAACATAATGGCATCATGGTGCGAGAACAAAATATAAATCCAAAAGATGtatgagaaggaaagaaaatagaaggcCAAATGCAAAAGGAACAACAAGAGAATCTAAACCATAACCTTTGACTGTGTCAAGGATGGATAAAGAGTAAAAGGACCACttcaatagaaaagaaaaaattaaagccTCTAAAAGGACGTAAGAGAGGCaatgttagtaaaaataataagaagtaGATAATTTTAACTTACAAACTCATAGACATCCTTCCCAGCCCCGCTTGCATCAGCATAGCTGAAATtttagaaagagaaagcagtTAACACATTCAAGTAAAATTCCCTTTGTAACAGCACAGCTACATAAAAGAACAAACTCCACTATAAAGAACATTGTGCATCTTGGAAGTATAATCATAGAGAAAATTATCCAATTTCTGCATTAGGCACTCAAGATACAGAcagaaggaaaataagaaatgagaCAACAATAGAagccaaaaataaataagtgaACACCTTACAATTGCTAATAATAGGGAGGAAAAGGATGCTCCCACGACCCGCTTCCCAAGGGATCGCGGGAGGGCCGTATTTGTACTCGACCTTCTCCTTACTTTTTTGCAAAGTGGCTATTTCCACAACATGAATGTGTGACCTTCCAGTCAGAAAGGAGCAAAAACATAAGGTATCATATGTTTTAAGTGACCCCTCAGTAAGGAGGAGGCCTAAGAGAACTTAGATATCACACATTCTATCAAAAACATTTTCGAAAAGAACTTTTCTCAAGGGAGGGATAAATTCACAAGTTTTCTAGATGTTATTACTACTGAATAGACAATAACTACGCCCCAACGTCTCCAACTATTGAAATATGGTGAAGCTTCATCTTCATAAAACAATGTCGTTCGGATAAGGGAGGATGGCCACCTGGCAACTGCTCAATGGTTGCTCCAAAACGATGGTGTTTTGGAGCCCTTGAGTTCAGAGGGCCAAACGGCAACCCCCTCGTCGTTTCACGGCTCGTTGATTTCTCCCGTACTATCTTGTCGCTTAGCCTGCTGCTCTATAGGCCGTCAATCTCATTTCCAAATCAAATCTCCACTACTTCTGCCTATTTATTCCCTCCGATTCCTCGAGATTTgtgcaaggaaagaaaaaggaagcaaGAGGTTTAGTTGGGTCATTTTGTCTTCTAGGGTTTTCTCCCATTTGTACATGTTCTTCATTCTCGTTTTTGGTTTCATATGCTGCCTTCTGAATTTGTATGTAATTTTTGGGCAAGTTTTGTTAGGAAACCAGTGAGTGTATAGTGAGGATTATTACTTGTACAGTGAAGGTGTAATCTATTTTTCCGactagtgcagtgagctcttctcgtcgaagctcaacgtggacgtaaccATAATTTAaagggtgaaccacggtaaatcttgCTATGTTCGTTTTCTTTCATTTCCGCTACtgctttatatttatgtttatctGTGCTTCCTTTTTTGAATAGTCATTTCAGATTCTGTTTTTGGTTCTAAGTGTAGAGGTGGCCAAGCCTTTGCTAGCCCCAACACCAACCTTCAATAGGTAAGGTCACAACAAATTAAATACATTACTTCCCGCtttcaaaaattgttttaaatgTTTCCAACATGTGTAGATGTCTCTTTTGTTGGTTTACCGAAACTTAACATAGAGGCTGTTTGGTTACCGTTTTTAATTATAGCTTTTAAGTTAAATAGCGGTTAGCATAAAAGTTgtgtagtgtttaagttgataatatgtttggataaatgtacttttaagctgttaattaataattatgtgtttggtttgtaaaagctGATAAGTTGTCAAAactgacaaaaagactaaaatagacataatgttaaataattcaaataaaatttataaaaatactattttttataaaaaaattataaattaatttctaaatattagataaattatacatacttattaaaaaaaatattaatataatataaatacatcttttattattttttaaatattactattaatatatatatacaatatatatacttacagctgtaatatatatatattgtatatattctGCTACGGACGCCATCGGCGATGGAGGAGGAGGCCGCGATCGAGGCTAGAGGCGGCACCTGATGGTGACGGCGGTAATGGAGGAAGGTCGATGGTGCTCGGCGACGGCTACGGCAGATCTGGAACCTAGTTGCAGCGATGGCGCGACCTACTGCTTGCAGCGATAGCGCGACCTGGTGTTGCAGCAATGGCGCAACCCAGCTGGACTACACGACCACGTCGACGGCGGTATGGAGGAGGGGCAACGGCTGTGGCGTCGGTAATGGTAGAGCAAAActtgggagaagatgatggaacCTGGTTGAGATTTGGGAGAAGgtgagggcattttggtattttaattggTCAACCAAGCAGCATTTTTGGGCAAAGCTGGGGGTACCAGCTTTTGAAAAACGCTGGTATAATAGCTTTTACGCGGGGCAGCTTTTACGCTGAAAATTTTTGCCAAACACTTTACCTTCAAAAGCTATATAGCTTATCAGCTTTCAAATAGCTTATCCGCGGTCAAAccggtaagccaaacagcctcatAGTGTTAAAATATATGTCGAAGTGAATTCATCTCAAAAGAAAAGATACAAGATGTGCCATATAGTTCCCCagatatttttccttttcacttctttttgCTGAGTTCCCCAGGTATTTTTCACTCCAATAAAACTAGGTACCAGTATTCTTCGcataaagaaaacaaatcaaaccAATCCTTAGTCCTTACTCAGAAAACAGCCTCATGGAACCATTCTATGGACTATGCTCACTGAAATCAATATCCCCTTATGGCAGAAAAATTCAGTTGAGGAATAAAAATAAACGTAGTTTTGGGTTGGTTAACCTTACGGAAGAGAGTCATGCGCCACAAAGTCAATTTGATGCTTGTTAAGGAACTCTTGCGTGATCACCCATGGTGCATCAGGAATGACTTCATCAACCCACCTAAATCAAATGACATCTATAAGTTCTACCTAATCAAtgaaaaaagtaagaaacagcATGCAGAGCTGACATTGTATTTAAAAGAAGAAGCTTACTTGATGATATGGCTCAAGACTCGAGTAATAAAATAACAGCCAGTCAACATGACTTTCGATAATGACTTCTCCCAATAGTCAATATAGGCTTTCAGTAGCAATTATCTTATAGGAATGGTTTCATTCCCAAAGAAGTAAACTTCTAATATAGGACAAGGAATATTTAATAACCAcatattgaaaattttaggcAATAACATGAAGCCAACCTGCAGTGGCGGAGAGATTCATAGCGCTCCTGGTCAGTCATGACAGTTTTACCCTTGTAAGCATGAGTCACTTCATCATTGCAGCACCCAACAAGCAGATAAGTATTTGGAAACCTATATAACATTCAATGACAAGAATCCAATTCATATAATGCACTAATTTCACACAAAGGTTTCTGGAAGCATTCACTAACATTAAAACATTAAAAGCACGAAGCAACTACCCTTTAGCAACTTCACTTCTCCTAAAATTCAGCTTGAGTATGGAGCGCTTTGGGTCCACGTAACACCATTTGCTCCATTTAagcccaaaattttcatacatcaaACCATAAGTAAAATACTCCGAAAAATCTCCAACGTTCTTACCAAACTTCAGCCTGCCACCAAGGCCGCAAATACATAACATTCATCGACATATCTAAAATCTACCACAAACCAAGAAATTATAGCCCctatttcaaacaaaatatacATGTATTATCCACATTAacccaacaaaacaaaataGTCTGGCATGTCTTCTTTAGGTAGATGTACACCCACTCGTGGGTGAACCTTTATGTCTCCCTGACTTGATCTCGACCTTAATATCATCTATGGATTGTAAATGATACAATGATGAGCTACAAGTAAGATCACAAGTGCACACAAACCATGAAATGCATCGAAACCATTTTCCAACAAACCCAAGTACGCAAAAATCACCCCACAAGACGCCAGCCCTAACAAGGTAAAGTCTAGCCTTGGATTCAACCACACAACGCCCACAAGGTGATATCTCATCATGTCCCAACCTTTGGAACCACATGCCACAATAAATTGATGCACATTACAACGCCAAGCATCATGATGCAAACTACATGCCCATGCTACGCACATGCCATGAATGAAAGTGATACGTACTAAGCAATGCAAAAATAAAGCCAGAACCTCCAAGTGAAAGCTCCGAATACTGGCACCCCCAGGTCACCAGAAGGCTGTGCAATGATAGCCTCTAATGCCTCAAAACTGCAGCCATGAACAACACACACTAGCCCACAATACACCCTAACACGCTCTTGATCGTTTAAACAATCACAATCCAAGGACACAAGCATTCAAGCTCAAGTGCTCAAAAACATACAACAGACAGCTCCATCATCAAAGCACGCAACCCACACGCACACAACTCAAAACCTCCACCTCTCACACACCCAACGGGATCCCAAGTCTCTCCCAAGTCATCCTTATATGGGCACCAAAGAAGATTTTACAAATGTATTGTTATGCCTCTTACATAAGCAGCTTTATAGGgttattttagtcatttaaGTTGTAGACACATGTAACAGATTTGCCCCTCCTTTTTCTCCCGCAAATCATTCACTTTTTCAGTTCATTTCTGCACCATCAGGTTTTGCTCCTTGTGCAGCAGCATATCAGCCCATATTTTCAGTATTCAGCCCCTTAGTCAGCGCCTGTCTCCCCATTAAGCATGCCGCACTCACTCACACACCTACCAGTCTAGCACACTCATTTAGCCACTACTCTTCACGCATCTCCTCAGCTTAGTTATCTCTAAGTTAGGTGTCTGTCATAGGTGTCATACATATCATCCTTTTTCATCCCTATATTTACCCACTTGCATTTGCATATTTGCACACATGGCCATACTTCTAGCTAACCACGCCTGGCAGTCTCTTACTAGtaccttttctctcttttgaaCCAAACAATACAGTGGTAATAAGACCATTTTCTACATCCTgcacaaacacacatatataggtACTCTCACGCAGCCACGTATACACATATATCCCTTTAGGAGAGCCAATGATATTTTATGCACCATTCGTACTTCATTCTCATGTAATCACATCACTCCCTCGCCTTTATTTCAGGTGTAAAGGCCAAAAGCTGGTTGCCTCAACTTTTCTGAAAAAGCAACTTCACCTTTTTGGATTTTCCCCTTCTTTTCTGTTTATCAGCATATGTTTCTATTAACCATACAAGAAGGCCATGAATTTAACACCAAGTGAGGTGTATTTTGGCCACATTTTGCACCATACCAATGGCCATTAGGTCCCTTAATACCTAGCATATTCTCACTTATCACAAAATACACGGTTTAACAAATCGtcttataatttaatcaatCCAAACTCCACTAATATCTATGATAATAATAGGTTTAGACCCTCCAAGATAAGCCTAATGCCATATGGAAAACATAGATTCAATATCAGTTAAAAAGGCCTGGAAATGGGTTTTAATCTCAACTTTACTTTTGGTTCACTTTCTACCCACTCTGTGGTATGGACTACAAAAAATCATGTTTGGAAATGAAAGCTAGATATTGATATGAACAATTACCTCCATTGGATGTATGATGTTGTGAGTAAATGGAAGTATGTTATGCTCATGAATTTACACCTAGATGTTGTGATGCTATGCTTGTATTtggattttatgaaattatgtaAGCTTAATAAGCTAGAGATTTGATATGGGGTAGTCACAAAATTGGAAGACCTGCACATGGTATGCGTGAACAAGAAAAGGATAAAGGGTGAACTAAAACAAGGATAAAGTCAACTGGAAGTTCAGTTGCGGGAAGGAAATGATCCGTAGTCAACAGCTGTTGTTGGCTGTTATGTTGCCTGTGGGGCACCGACAGGCTTGGAAGGTCAGCTGAGGAAAGCAACAATCGACTATGAGTGGACAGAGTGTTTGACGGATCTGCTATAGAGAAGGGCAGTCGACTGCTAGATCAACTGTCCATGCCAACGAACGAAGGAGCTCGACTGAGAAGGGAAACAGCCTCTTGTCACCGCCGATCAACAGTTAGAGAAAACAGTGACTGTCTATCAACTGTCCATAGCAGAACACAAGCATGTTCACAAAATCAAGGGGAAAGTCAACTTTTAAAGTCAGTTATGGGGTCCAATGAGCAGAAATCAAGGATACGCTGAAGATGTATGGTTGAATCCAGGATGGGCACGGTCGCACCTTGGAAGACGGAGTCCAAAATTTACTtgaagaaatctcaaattcccAACCTAAGTGTCAAGAtcctaggagcaatagaggggTAATATTATAATAGGATTACAATGGTTTATtatgagatattttgtaatctgttaggagcacatgagtGCTGTTATGAATTCAGTTAGCAACTAGATATGCCTAAAAAAGGACTACTTGTAAGAGGATGGAATGTTATGTGAAATGAGATTAAAATCCTTCccttctaattctctctatccctctctcgattctctctgatttctccctccctttctgctaatttctctccctcctcCTTTCAATTCTTTTGTTCTGATTTCTCCCCTAATTCCAGTCTCAGCCCTAGGTAACCCTAACATATGACCTGCTAAGTTCAAACATGAGTCCCGAGGACAGCAACTCAGACCTCATGTCACAGGTTGATCTCATTGACGTGGGTGGCCGCACCTGCGCTGCATTATCCTGGGGACAGGGTATGCCTAAGGTCAAGAGTCAAGGCACTACATGTCTACTTCTACCAATAAACCAACTTGTAATGGGCTTGAGTAAATCGCACTAATTGTTTTCTCTCCAAGGATCTTTCAACAGAAGAAGAACAATCAgatatataatcttatttttcatcattgTAACAGCTGTTAATTTCTTCCACTTTGTATATGTTTATCTGTCCAACTACAAGTCACCTAATTAGCCAAATGGCATTCAAATCTCTTAGAAGTATTTGTTTTTCCACATAGAATTAGGTGACAAATTTCTATCAAATAGAGGGCTGAATACAAAACCACAAAATTAGGGAAAAGAAACAATGATTAAATGTTTCTGAAATCATACCACAGACAGACAACATTGTCAGAATAAAGAACCAGTTTACAAGGTTCTTGGCAGATCACCATCAAAGTTTACTTTCTCCTAATCTCAACTGCAGGCATAATTAGCAGAAGCAAAATCTACAGCAGAGattaatcaaatttgaaaaaaccACTTATCAAAATCCAAGTGAACTGCAGGACTTAAGTTAACATTCCAGAGATTATGCTGAGACACACCCAAGAAAATATAGATGATTGACTTTTCGCATTTTCTCACAattattcaaaagaaatattatttcaaAGAATCAACATAAGCAGAGAAACTTAACAAGATACCAATTTCATTACACCTTTGACATGCCAAGCAGATGCACTTACAAATGGACAAACATGTTtccaagaacaaaaataaaaataaaaataaaaagcatgTTAGGACATATAAACCAATAAAACGAATGTCTTTTGCAAATGCGAGTCCTGAGCACGTGTAGGCAAAGTGCGGAATAtggagtaaaaaaaaaaaagaaaagctcaAAAAATTGTACACGTCAAAAGGCCAAAATGGAAAGAATTGGAAAATGGTCAATCAAGGTCTTTCAAGTGCAGGATTATTTTTCAGGCTCTTTCAGGTGCAAGCATGCAAGCTAAAATGCAAGGCATCATTTCAAATCAGATAAATCCAATCACAAAGGCCTCGTGTGCAATGTGAAAACAGGACCTATCTACCTATAGCATTCGACCTTTCCACCCTTCTACTAATTCTCCttcccaaatttttattttatagtgtTAATAATTAGATTGATTTGTTAGTATATATCATACTGTTTTGTatatgatattttgattattttataatgGCTATTTGAATTGTTTCATCCTGATTGCAAGTTGTAGGAGGTGAAGTTCATTATTAACTTTTTTATGCTTTCTACATGTTATCTGATCAATAATGTTCTTTTTATTACCTAAAAAGTACATGATGCTCTAGAGCGTTTAAGTTTGGctttttttccctcaaattataattaagccTTTGATGACTAATAGACTGCCAAATTTGGCTGCTCCCAAGAAAACATGTAACCAGTCACTTTCTTGAAGCAAATACCAAATAATGTGGCCCCAATACGCAGAAGCAGTGGCGGATGAGCTGTCCTGGgctgaaaaaattaatttttaatgtaacaaaataatttttaatatacaaaattaattttttaatgtaaaaagaattttttaataataacccagtaaaacaaaaattacaacCCACCCCAAAATCTGTATTATATAATTCTacacctcaaaaaaaaaatcagcctCCCCCTACATATACATAAATTTCTGGATCCACAGAAGTCCAGCCCTCGCAGTAACCAATTAGAAAAATCAAGTAGGGTCATACTCCGACTATTCATGGGCCACAGACAAAGTCAAATATAGGACTTGCATACTATACAATATGATTACTTTCTCCATTGAgtaaacttttatttatattagaatTTGAAGCTTGTTAGAGACATAATATAAACTGGAAAACTTGCGAAAAATTAAGTGAAaattaaacacacacacacacacacacagttcATGACGGCATTAGAACTGACAATTAACCACTGCTCTACTACCAATTAAAcgaacaaaaaatcaaaagaaacaaacaaaataacagAAAAGGCAAATCTAATTGTTACCGAATACAAAAACAACTGATCCCAAAGCGCAAGGGAAAACGATGTAGAAAGCCACACGCAAATTCGAGAAACGAATCAGAGAGAAATAAAGCGCATACAGTAGAATATAGAAGTAGGGAGAGAGGAAGGGCGACGAATACAAACAGTTTCTTGGCTTGCTCGAGAGAGCGAGCATGGCCGAAGTGGAACAAGTCGTAAATTCCATCGGCGTAGACCCGAACCGGTCGGTCTGAGGGCGGTTCTTCCGGCGCCGGCGAGTTGCCGCAATTGCTCTGTTGCTTCTGCTTCTCTTGTTGAGGATCTTCCATTCAATCGCCCGTCCCCTCTGCTTCCGTGTTCTGGAACAGAGACACGTGACacgtcctctctctctctctctctctctccctcctttttGGTGTCCTCCGTTCCCGCAATTTACTTTCAACTTCGACCGTACTCCCGGACGTACACGTAGAATATtcctaaaattaattatacggCAGATaatatgtttcaaattttaattaattgatgaccttgatataatataattttttaattaaatttgtaactttttataaaaatatatttcattttttttaacttgataaaaaattacataatctaaatttttattaaaaaattcataaaaataattaatgtaaatatgttaATAAAAGTATCGATGATAAAATTATGAGtccaaaaaaattatctaaatcggtttaaggattaaaaaaataattataaatgatGGTTTTAGATATTTAGAAGCTTTAATTGAAATTTCTTAAACTTGTAATTTTGCAAGCTGTCTTATCTACTTTTAAAAAGTGTATtggctattttttattaattttttctatataaaaatttaaatcttatgtatatttttattaatttaaaataatttaaacatgagacattaatataaaaagttaattaaaaaatatgttatagCAAATTTAGGCAAgtttatgtaattatctattataAGGTatcgtttgttaaaataagtaaaataaatttgtatcaag from Diospyros lotus cultivar Yz01 chromosome 8, ASM1463336v1, whole genome shotgun sequence carries:
- the LOC127808368 gene encoding choline-phosphate cytidylyltransferase 2-like isoform X1 is translated as MLVSLDCDCLNDQERVRVYCGLVCVVHGCSFEALEAIIAQPSGDLGVPVFGAFTWRLKFGKNVGDFSEYFTYGLMYENFGLKWSKWCYVDPKRSILKLNFRRSEVAKGFPNTYLLVGCCNDEVTHAYKGKTVMTDQERYESLRHCRWVDEVIPDAPWVITQEFLNKHQIDFVAHDSLPYADASGAGKDVYEFVKAIGKFKETKRTEGISTSDIIMRIVKDYNQYVLRNLDRGYTRKELGVSYVKEKRLRVNRGLKKLHEKVKKQQEKVEEKIQTVKKHRNLWVENADRLVAGFLEMFEEGCHKMGTVIRDRIQERLLMKANIRGLVCDGEHDYDDGGDEYYYDDSTEEETYDDEDKKK
- the LOC127808368 gene encoding choline-phosphate cytidylyltransferase 1-like isoform X2; amino-acid sequence: MLVSLDCDCLNDQERVRVYCGLVCVVHGCSFEALEAIIAQPSGDLGVPVFGAFTWRFPNTYLLVGCCNDEVTHAYKGKTVMTDQERYESLRHCRWVDEVIPDAPWVITQEFLNKHQIDFVAHDSLPYADASGAGKDVYEFVKAIGKFKETKRTEGISTSDIIMRIVKDYNQYVLRNLDRGYTRKELGVSYVKEKRLRVNRGLKKLHEKVKKQQEKVEEKIQTVKKHRNLWVENADRLVAGFLEMFEEGCHKMGTVIRDRIQERLLMKANIRGLVCDGEHDYDDGGDEYYYDDSTEEETYDDEDKKK
- the LOC127808368 gene encoding choline-phosphate cytidylyltransferase 1-like isoform X3, producing the protein MEDPQQEKQKQQSNCGNSPAPEEPPSDRPVRVYADGIYDLFHFGHARSLEQAKKLFPNTYLLVGCCNDEVTHAYKGKTVMTDQERYESLRHCRWVDEVIPDAPWVITQEFLNKHQIDFVAHDSLPYADASGAGKDVYEFVKAIGKFKETKRTEGISTSDIIMRIVKDYNQYVLRNLDRGYTRKELGVSYVKEKRLRVNRGLKKLHEKVKKQQEKVEEKIQTVKKHRNLWVENADRLVAGFLEMFEEGCHKMGTVIRDRIQERLLMKANIRGLVCDGEHDYDDGGDEYYYDDSTEEETYDDEDKKK